CGACAACGGTGAAGCCGTTGTCGGTGGCGCTGATGTGGCCTTCCCATTCGTGGCTTGCTGCCGGGATGTACGCGGCCCTCTGGCGTTCCTGTTCGGCTGTCCTTTCGCTCATGACCATGCCGGAGGCTTTGGCTTCCGCTACGACGCCGGCCAGTGCCGCGTTCAGGCGCGCGGGCACTGCCGAGAGATCGTCGGTGGTCAGCTGCAGGGTTTCGTCCCCGTACATGCCGTTGCCGACGTGCAGCTCGCCAAGGAGCCGTTCGGGATACTCGTCGAAGTAGGAGTTCAGGCGTGTGATCGTCCCTTCGATTTGGCGGGCGGTGACGGTTTCCCAGAGGTTGGTGGCCGGTTCCTGGCCGGGTTCCCTCCGTCGGAAGATCAGCAGGTCGGTCATCGCGTCGGTGCCCGCTGCCTTGCGGTGGGCGCCGGTGGGCAGCCTGACGGCGCCCACAAGGTCGGCCAGCTGGTTCATCTCCCGGCGTGCTGCCGGATTGGTGGCGTCCAGGGTGAAGCTGGAAGTCAGCACGGCGACCATGCCGCCTGGGCGGGTCAGTTCGAGGCTTTTGAGGATGAAGTGGTTGTGGATCGAGTGCCCGCCGGCGTTGTGGCGGGGATCGTGCAGCGTGACGTTGGCGAAGGGTACGTTGCCGATGGCGAGGTCGAAGTGCCCGGTGGGCAGCTTGGTGTCGGCGAAGGACTCGGCGCGGACGGTGGCCTCGGGGTAGAGGGCCTGGGAGATAGCCGCGGTGGTGGGGTCCAGCTCGACCCCGGTCATCTCGGCGGTGTCCGGGGCAAAGCCGATGAAGGTTCCCACACCGGACCCCGGTTCCAGGACAGTGCCGCCGATGAACCCGAGTTCCTGAACCGTGGACCACATGGCCTGGACGTAGGCGGCGTCGGTGTAGTGGGCATTGATGGTGGTCCGTCGCGCTGCGTCGTACTGTGCCTCGGATAGGAGGCTGCGCAAATGCTGGCGGTCCCCGGCGTATTCTTCCCGGGTCTCATCGAAGATCTGGAAGACGCCTTGCGCGCCCCAACTCCCCCATCGGGCCAGCGACGCTTTCTCGGCGTCCGTGGCCTTCCGCCCCTCGCTCTGCAGCCTCTGCAGGATCTCAAGGGCCTCAAGGTTCGCTTTGATGCGGCTGCGGGCACCGGACGGGGCCAGCTCTTCCTGCGAGGACGGGCGAAACCTGTCCGGAGAAGTCTCTAGAGCTGTTCCCGAAGCCGCTGCATTTCGGCCATGAACTCCAGGTGCTCCTTGATCGTCGGATTCTCGTACTCGTCCTCCTCGTCCTCCGTCTCCGGTGGCGAGAGCAGGTCGTAGCGGACGATTTCCTCGGCCTGGTTCTTCGCGGCGTTCAGCCGACCTACCTTCTCGAGGTAGCTCTCGCCCTGCGGGTCCGGTCCGGCGATCTTGAGCAGCAGTTCGTCCACTTGCTCCTGGGCTTCCTCCCCCAGCTTCGTGAAGAACTCCTCCGGGTCCTGTATCTGGCTGTAGCGCGCCGGACTTGCTGCCTTCCAGGCTTCCTGAGCCTGCCTGCCGTACTTGTTCATCACGATCCTCCTCAGGTGCCGACCAGAGAGCGTCAAAGCTCAACTGGCCATCGATCTGCTTCTTGCGCCCCGCCATGGACTCCCCCTGGTACCTTCGACTCGTCGAAAGTCACGCTAGCGGGGATTCGGCCTTGGTGCTTGTCAGGAGGCCTCAGCGCCTCCCAAAGCTTTTATTACTGGTATTACTGTCATTACCAGTAAAGCTGGGTTCTAGGGTGCGAGCTTTCGTCCCGGAGCTAGTTTCGCGACAGCGCGAGCGACAAAGTCCGTCCAGGAGGGCAGGGAAACCCTGCAAGGCCAACAGAAATGTCACCCACCGTTCTGTTGACGCCTGAAGGCAGTGAGAACTCCTACAAAAAATGCGTTCCTATTATCAGCCGTCCAAGTTCGCGCGAGACTAATGATCACCCGCATGTGATCCTTACGGAAACGCAGCGGCCGAGTCTCAGGTTCCACTGCCCCTCGTGCAGGCTTTGGCTTGGTGGGAGCCCTTCCGAAGATGTCGTTGGCCGGAATCGGGCTATCATCTGGGGCGAAGATTTCCGCAAACTTATTGTCGGCTGCGGCCCAGCTGATCGCATTCAGGACGATGCCCGGGTACGAAATACCGGTGCTGTCGTGGTGTTCTCCGAGCCACTGATTTAGATCCTTCGGAAGGTAGAGCGTGACGTGCCCGGAGTGTTCCTCATCGGCGGGCTGAATCTCCTGCCGTACTCCACGAGCCTGAACCGGCAAATGTTCCACGGCAGGAGCTTCCAACCCACCTGCAAGCGCATCCGATGTAGTGCCCGATGGGCTGGCTGGTTCGGCTGCGCTCTCTCCGTGAGAGCCCTGAACTGGTGCTGACACCTCAACATGCCCCTCGCGTGCCTGAGGTACAGTCATCGCCGCAATTTCAGGTGCAGGGTCCGCTGGTGCTGAATCCGACAGGATAGGCGACTGCACGGGTTGCGGAGCCCGTTTTTTCAGGCCACCCAGGGCACTCAAATCCATCTTTCCCGGACTCGAAGTCAGACTCATTTAACCGCCACCTCAAGACTTTGGTCGAGCGCCTCTTCCTGAGCTTGCAGCTCGTGGACAATTTGCTCTGTCAACCTCATATAATCCTCGGCGAGATTTCCAGCTGACTGCGCGATACGTGGTTCATCAGAGCCCTTACCCTTGTTGCGCAGCCGCTCCCAAAATGGTGATTGCGTGGCTGCCCTGGCCGCGAGCTCATGCGCGGCCAACCCACGGAAGCTCGCATCCGCATCGGCAGCAACGACATCACGAATACTGCCCTCAAATACAGGCGCGATGCCGTCCAGTGACTCCTTGAGGAGTGAGCGTGCCTGCTTATCCACATTCCGGGCATTAGTCGGGATGCCGAAAAGAATGACTCCGAGCAATGCAACGGCCGGATTGTCGTTCTGAACACTGACAATCCGGCGGGCCAGTGACTCAAGCCCACGGATCGACTTCGGCTCAGGCTTCACCGGAGCCAGAATCCAACGAGACGCCAGCATCGCTTCCTCGATTGCAGTCCATCCTGCTTCTGAAGGAGGAGTATCTATCAGGACGATGTCGTAGTCCGGGGCGATTTTGGCTAAGGTCCGTGCTACTCCCCCGCGCATTTTTCCCTGACGAGACGCGTCTCCTTGAAACGTGTCCATCAGCTGGGCTGTGTGATTGCCGCCGGCGAGAACGTCCAGCCCAGGCCTCACATCCTTGATCGGCAGCGGAACTTTGTTGTAACGAACCGCGATATCCAGGGCTTCGCCGCGGTCGTAGCGCTCATCGTTAATAATGCCCAAGTTCGTGGACGTATCACCCTGTGAGTCCAGGTCTACGACCAGCACCTTGTAACCGGCGCCAGCCAGTAGCGCAGCGAGATTGGTCGTGACGGTCGTCTTTCCCACACCGCCCTTGCCGTTGGAGATGCAGACGGTACGCCGGGACGCCAGTTGAACAGCGGACGACAAGATGTGGGAGGTAGTAGCCGTATCCATAGTGCACAGCCTATGTGAGGTCAGTGCGATACAGCTGTACATTTGACGGGGTGTCGCACAAAATTTGCTCTAACACTGCTTGCCAATAACTGCATAGTAGTTAGACATGAGCTATGCAGTAGCTTTGCAGTAAAATTACTCTACAACGCCAGCCTCCTCGCATTTGCCAATAAGCAAGTGTGCCTTCGCTATGGGGAGTCGTAGCCCTCCCTGCTGACTTCAAACAAGAAAACGTATCCATAGCTTCAAGTGCATCAGATGAATTAGCAACTATTAAGTTGCTTAGCACTAGCTAAGCAGTAGCTATGCACTAACTATGCACTAGCTATGCACTAGCTATGCAGCCCGCTAACAGACGGAATGGGAGAATGGGGCGCCAGCCCTTTTAGCAGTGAAGCTGCTTTCTATTGGCAATAGACTAGTAACGCACTTGCTAAGCAGTAAAACTACAGTTGCTAGGCAGTTGCTATTAAGTTGCTAAACGGCCAACGTGGAAGGACCTTGGATGCTTGAGGTGCCAATCACTCAACGAGGCTGGCCTCAGCAGGCAGGATGAAACCGCTGAACATGCAGCAGAAACGCAGTTGCAGTCATAGGAACAAACTCAAAGTAGGCGCTACCGAATGAGCAGCAGAGCTGATTCCCTTACTGAGCCACCGCATCGCAGTTGGTACAAATCTGCCGAAGGCTCCAGCAGCTCCGTAAGCAGTGGGCCGCTTCGTCATACGTTCGTTCATAGCTACGAATTGGCTGGCGCACTGTCCGTTCGCAACTTTTTCCTGCCACCGATAGGACCAGTGGAGTTGCGCTTACCCCTCGAATAAGTGCACAGAGCATAGCGCTAGAAAATGGCAGTGACATTACGGGGCGCAACGTTGGTACCTTCGGCATGCAACTTGCAGGAGAGGGGAGTTGGACTTTGGTCTTACCTCGTATCGGAGACAGGGCCGCTTATTCGCGCCTTCGAATTGAATATGTGCCCTCGGAATCTCAAACCTCTGTCATCTGATGGCTCTCACCGTATGAAAGACGTAAAGCCCAACATCTCAGTTCCAAAGAGAGTGTGAAGTAAGTATGCATTAGCTAAACAGTTGGAACACAGTACAAGGGCGTTAGCCTGGTTCAGACACTCTGAACATCAAGCCGATAGGCAGAAGAGAAAGTCGCTTTGACGGCTCGGCAAGCGGGTACAAGCACGCTAGAAAGGATGCAGGCATCGCCGTCGAATCGTGGGCGCTCCTCGGTACCCGGGCCGCAGCCAAAAGATCACTATGCGGCTACCCATATAGCCGCGTCATCAGGAGGCAACCAGTGCTCATCGCGCTCCAGGTCGAATAGATCGGTTTCCGATATCACCAGTTCCAGGACTCTGTACCTGTCGAGGTATGCGTGCCACTGGGCTCGTTCGGCGCGGTTGCGCCGTATTTGTTCCTGATAGTCCTCAAGTACTCCTAGCCGGGCTGCTAATGATCTGAGATTGAGGCTGGTGGTCCTCCATTGACCTCCGTCGCGTCGGACCATGCTTAGGGCTTCCATGTCTGCCAAGGCTCTGGCGACAACGTTTCGGCTGACGCCGGCTGTACGAGAGACGTCGGTTGTAGTGGGGGAGTGGTGGGCACGTTCAATTGCTTCGTAGACGAGGGCGGCGGGGTCTCCGAGGGCCCGAAAGACGGGCCGGATGGCGTGGATGCGGCCTTTGCGCCACGTTAGTTGACGGGCCAGGTCGTTGTAGTGCTCGGGTAGCTGAATGAGGTACACGTCGGCGGCCTTGTGCCGGGCGTCAGCGATCTTGGTCAGGATTCCGTCTGAGGCCGCTGCAAGGATTGGCAGGAGCCTGGCGATGGTGACGTGGTGTTTTCCCATCGCGGCTGCCAGTGTCCGGCAGCCGACGTCCAAGATGTTGGTTTCTTTGGCTCGCATGTACCCCAGGAGTCCACGGATCAGGAGGCGAAGGCTCAGGCCTTCGCGGCCGCGGGCCTGGAGCCTAGCGTCTAGGACAGCGTAGAGGATGTTTTCCAGGTCGTTCACGAGCTGGTGCACTGCGGGGGATGAGCTTTTGATGGCCCCCCCTGTGGGTAAGGTTTGGCTTGTGTTGTTAATAAGTGCATGCTTTTCCCCTGTTTGTTTGGGCATGCGTTTTTGACCGGTTGCTGTGAAGGCCTGGGCTTTGGTCCACTCGTAGCTGAGGAGGCGGTCACGCTTGTTGGCAGAGCCATAGAGGGCCGCTAGGCCCGGGAACTGTCCGGCGAGTTCGTTCTGCACCTGGGCAAGGGTCCAGCCGCAGGCGCTGAAGTGGTTCAGAACTGCCATGCGTGCTTCTGAGGGGCTTTTGTACCGGGTGGTGTCGTAGAGTCCGGTTCGAGCAATCCTGCGGAGGGGGGCTTCACTCGTAGTGGCCAGCGACAGCGACAGCGGCTGCATGTTGCCGGTGCGCTGTGAAGCGACGAGTTTTGCCTCACGGGCCTTCTGGGCACGCCGGCGGGTGATTTCGGGAGCCAGCAGTGCCCGGAGGGCTTCCAGGGCCGTGATGTCATTTCTGCGGCGCAGGATATCGTAGGCGTGGGCCAGGGGAGTGACCAGGGTTTGGTGCCCACCGGATTTGTGGGCGGATCCTGGAACGCGGATGCAGCCGTCGGTGATGTTCTGGTGTGGGCTGGGATCAAGGCTGGTGGCCGTCAGCGCTAGGGCTTCAACGAGTTCGCGCGCCTCGGTGGCACTCAGGCGATCGCGGAGGGGAACGTACAGGTGCCGGCCGCCGCTGGGGGAGAAGTCCTCTACGAAGGCAATTCCGCAGGACTGAAGCAGGACCCGGAGCCTTGCCGCGTCGGCGTCGACAACTCCTTTGAGGGCTTTGGACGTGTCAAGGTCCAGGCACAGGGTGGCGACGCTGCCGTGCATGTCGTGGATCATCACTGCCGCGGGAGCTTTCGGCAGGGATCGGGTAATTTTCGGGGCGTTGATCGGGCGTGGGTACTGGAACCTGGAACCGATCCAGCGGCCAGTCCTGTAGGTAGGTTGGCCCGCGATCAGGGGAGCAAGCCTCCACGCTTCAATCGGTGCCGATTGTGCAGCATCTTTCGGCCGCGTCGTTGTTGACGCATGTGGGTAGGGCTGTACCATAGACAGCAGTTACTCCTCTCCGGAGGGTACTAAAAATCCACCCACTGGGTGGGTGTTGGAAAAGTTCAGATCGGGTCCCGCCAAGAACGAGATCTGAACGTCATACTTAACGAAGGCCCGCCATGTGCGGGCCTTCAGTTATTAACTGGCCTTTGCGATAGGCAAAGCCTCCTGTTTTCTTCTCTCGAGTGCGTCAAGGTCGACTGCATCGATGTGCGCCGCCACCAACGGCGTCAGGTAATCAACCGCGTTGGTATCCAGAAGTTCGATAATGCACTGCAGTTTTTCGGCGCGCGTAATGTCGGGCTTTACAAGGAACGTGTGCCGTGGGCCCTTAGACGGGCGTCCACCCTGAGCGAGCTTTCGGAGTGCCATAAAGCCATCTAAGCGGTTTTTGTTATCGAAACTGCTGATGGTACTGGGCGTGTCGCTGTCTTTCTCGGTGCTAGCAGCAAGTTGCATGGAAGTGTTCTACATCCCCATGACGTGATATCCACCGTCGACGTGGACGATTTCGCCAGTGGTGGCCGGGAACCAATCGGACAGCAGGGCCACAACCGCGCTGGCTACGGGCTGTAGGTCCGTCCGGTCCCAGCCCAAGGGAGCGCGACTCTCCCAGACCCCGTCAGTACTCTCGATACCGTCGATGGCTGCCACGGTGAAATTATCCAGCGGGCCACATGCCACTAGGTTGCAGCGGATTTTGCGTTGACCAAGGTGGTAGGCGAGGTAGCGATTCGTCGATTCGTAGGTGGCTTTTGCCACTCCTGCCCAGCCATAAATTGGCCACACCGGCGTGCCATCGAGTGTGACGCCGACGATGCTCGCCCCGTCAGCGAGGACGGGGAGACAGGCTTTGGTGACGGATTGCAGCGACGCTCCAGAAATCTGGAGACTCGTCGAGAGGTCATCCCAGTCTGCTGTTATGAATCCAGGGCCGACTGCTTCTGGTTTGCTGGCGGAGATGCAGTGGATGATGCCGTCAAGGCTGTCTGCATGCCCCAGAATTCTGTTGTGAAGCGAATCCAGATCTTCTTGGTTGGTGACATCCAGCTCAAGAACCGGTCCGGGGGACGGAAGCCGCTGTACGATTTTTTGGGTGATCTTTGACCTGCGCCCGAAACCAGTAAAGATCAGGGTGGCACCCTCTTGCTGAGCGTGTTCAGCCGCGGCATAGGCGATGCTCCGCTCCGTGAAGATCCCTGTTACGAGGATGGTCTTCCCATCGAGAATTCCCATTACGAACCTTTTCCTACGGGGACGAGGCTCAACATGAGGTAGCGGCTGTGGCCTCCGTCGGTACCGATTGGTGCTACTGCGACTGCGAACTCCTGCCAGCGATCGGCCGTCGTTCGCAGCCTCACCCTGGTCGATGATTCAGGGCCCACTCGTCCTGCAGAGGCTTCAGCCAGATGGCGCTCGAAGCCAAACTTGTCTTCTGGATGAGCTAGCGCTGCCAGGTTGCCTTCGAAATCGGGTAGAAGTCCGAAGTCGGACCATCTATTTGAAGTCCGGAAGGTCACTTCCTGCTGCATGTCGATAGCGGCAAAGGCCCTGTCTGCTGCCAATGCGAAAAGGGCTTCGGCTACCAGGCCGGCCGAGACGGGAGAGAGTCCTGGAGTGACGACTTTGGTTGGGGAGTCCACTTCGCGACTGAATCCTCGCAGCATGATCGCTTCGGGGTATTCGGGGTCGTCGTAGGCCCTGGCCGACATTGCAATCTGCTTTTTCCCCGGGTTCGGACTTCCGTATCCGTAGACGATTTCATAGGAGAGCAGGTGTCGGCTTCGGTTGTTGACGGAGATGCCGCTGTCGATGACGAGCTTGATGGTGTCCCTGTCTTTTGTTGAGATGAGCTTTGCCAACCACTCGCCAGCGGGGCCGCGCTTGCTCTCGACAGTGGCCGGATCGATTCCATAGATCTTGAAGAGATTGGCGTCCCAAAGTGAAGAGTCTTCGCCGACGTTCTTCCCAGTTTGCTTGTGCACCCGCCACTGCCAGGTGCCCAGAAGCGGTGCGGTCGGGAGGGGGCGGCCAAGGTGCTCGAAAACGCCGTAGGCGCCCACAACCTGTTTACCGTCCGGAGACGCTACTGGATTGGCGACAACAGCGAATTCAGAAGCGCCGTAGCGGACAATACCCTCATAGGCCTGTCCCGAGGTGAGCACCGTCCTCAGTTTGTCGAGCAGAACAGTTCTGGTTCGTTCATCCAGCCAGTTCCTAGGGCTGATGCCGGGATGATTTTCGCCGCCAACGGCGAGCAGGGACATTCCGTCCTGCGTAGTATCCAGGACGACCCAGCGTCCTTTTGCGTCCATCGCTTGCTTAGACACGGGAAGCCTTTCGTTCTTGAGGGCAGGGTAACTCTGTCATCGCATGGGCCAACGGGCCTCCAAAGAGCGAACTCAACCGGATGCCGAGGTGTACGTGCCCACCGGCGGTCCTAATGATTCCAGCGGCTTCCAGCGTTGAAAGTTCATGACTAACAATGGAAGGACAGAGTTCAAGCCCTTCGGCAAGCTCCTCTGGCCGCTGCGGAGCCTGAAGCAGGTTCAACGCGCGGAGGATACGTAGGGAAGGGGTGGAAGCGGCGGCGCATACGGCAGTGAGTGCATCGGGGTGCATGACTTTAAGCCCTAACGAATTGAGGGTTGGAAGCCAGCACACCACTATCCAGCAGCACACTTGAAGTATGAGAGATGTAGGCCCCACAGCTTTCAGGGCCGCTTTGGACACTACCTGTAGAGTGCAAACGTGGGCAAGTTTATGGTCGGGTCGCCAGTAGCATTTGTAATTGGAGCAACGCGGGGGATTGGGAAAGCAACCGCTACGCGGTTCTTGGAAGAGGGCTATGTTGTAGCAGGCACTCACCGGGGAAGCAGCGTACCCGCGGGTGTTCACGGTATCCAGTGCGATGTTACTGACGCCGCCGCGGTGAAGGCAGCTTTCAAAGAAATCGCCGCTTCGTTCGGCCGGCTCGACACAGTTATCTATAACGCTGGCATGGCTCGTCAAGATCTTCTCA
This genomic interval from Pseudarthrobacter chlorophenolicus A6 contains the following:
- a CDS encoding ArsR family transcriptional regulator, producing MHPDALTAVCAAASTPSLRILRALNLLQAPQRPEELAEGLELCPSIVSHELSTLEAAGIIRTAGGHVHLGIRLSSLFGGPLAHAMTELPCPQERKASRV
- a CDS encoding ParA family protein translates to MDTATTSHILSSAVQLASRRTVCISNGKGGVGKTTVTTNLAALLAGAGYKVLVVDLDSQGDTSTNLGIINDERYDRGEALDIAVRYNKVPLPIKDVRPGLDVLAGGNHTAQLMDTFQGDASRQGKMRGGVARTLAKIAPDYDIVLIDTPPSEAGWTAIEEAMLASRWILAPVKPEPKSIRGLESLARRIVSVQNDNPAVALLGVILFGIPTNARNVDKQARSLLKESLDGIAPVFEGSIRDVVAADADASFRGLAAHELAARAATQSPFWERLRNKGKGSDEPRIAQSAGNLAEDYMRLTEQIVHELQAQEEALDQSLEVAVK
- the fabI gene encoding enoyl-ACP reductase FabI; translated protein: MGILDGKTILVTGIFTERSIAYAAAEHAQQEGATLIFTGFGRRSKITQKIVQRLPSPGPVLELDVTNQEDLDSLHNRILGHADSLDGIIHCISASKPEAVGPGFITADWDDLSTSLQISGASLQSVTKACLPVLADGASIVGVTLDGTPVWPIYGWAGVAKATYESTNRYLAYHLGQRKIRCNLVACGPLDNFTVAAIDGIESTDGVWESRAPLGWDRTDLQPVASAVVALLSDWFPATTGEIVHVDGGYHVMGM